In the genome of Bacteroidia bacterium, one region contains:
- a CDS encoding NADH-quinone oxidoreductase subunit D — protein MSEEVYTNRNTFIDPRTGEEREYTILNLGPTHPATHGIFQNVLKMDGEIILDAEPTVGYIHRAFEKIAERKPYYQITVLTDRLNYCSSPINNMGWHMTVEKLIGAEIPKRAEYLRVIIMELSRIADHIICNTVIAVDTGAMTGFLYFFQSREQIYEIFEEICGARLTTNIGRIGGMERDFSPKAWEKIHRFMKDFPAKMKEFSNLVERNRIFMDRTIGAGPISGERALNYGFTGPNLRAAGVDYDVRVMNPYSSYSDFNFKIPVGTNGDVYDRFMVRQQEMWESYSIIEQAIKNMPDGDFHAVLPEFYLPPKEEVYNSMEALIYHFKIVMGENEVPKGEVYHSVEAGNGELGFYLVSDGGRTPYRMHIRRPCFIYYQAYPEMIKGGMLSDAILTMSSMNVIAGELDA, from the coding sequence ATGAGCGAGGAGGTTTATACAAACAGGAATACATTCATTGATCCTCGTACGGGAGAGGAAAGAGAATACACCATTCTTAATCTTGGCCCCACACATCCGGCTACGCACGGGATTTTCCAGAATGTGCTGAAAATGGACGGCGAGATTATTCTCGATGCGGAACCAACCGTAGGATATATACACCGCGCATTTGAAAAAATCGCAGAACGGAAACCCTATTACCAGATTACGGTACTTACGGATCGTTTGAATTATTGCTCCTCTCCAATAAATAATATGGGATGGCACATGACGGTGGAGAAACTGATCGGAGCGGAAATTCCTAAACGTGCAGAATACCTGCGTGTTATTATTATGGAACTGTCCCGCATTGCAGATCACATCATTTGTAATACCGTGATCGCAGTTGATACCGGTGCCATGACAGGGTTTCTTTATTTCTTCCAGAGCAGAGAACAGATCTATGAGATCTTTGAAGAGATCTGCGGAGCACGGCTTACTACAAACATTGGCCGTATCGGCGGAATGGAGCGGGATTTCTCTCCCAAGGCCTGGGAAAAAATCCATCGCTTCATGAAGGATTTCCCTGCTAAAATGAAGGAGTTCAGCAACCTGGTGGAACGGAACCGTATTTTTATGGACCGGACTATCGGTGCGGGACCGATCTCCGGCGAACGTGCGCTGAACTATGGATTTACAGGCCCTAACCTTCGTGCCGCAGGTGTGGATTACGATGTACGTGTTATGAATCCGTATTCCTCCTACAGCGATTTTAATTTTAAAATACCGGTAGGAACCAACGGCGATGTGTACGACCGGTTTATGGTACGCCAGCAGGAAATGTGGGAATCCTACAGCATCATAGAACAGGCGATCAAAAATATGCCTGATGGAGATTTTCACGCGGTTCTGCCCGAATTTTACCTTCCTCCGAAAGAAGAAGTTTATAACAGCATGGAGGCGCTCATCTATCACTTTAAGATTGTGATGGGAGAGAACGAGGTGCCGAAAGGGGAAGTCTATCACTCTGTTGAAGCCGGTAACGGTGAGTTAGGTTTTTATCTGGTAAGCGACGGGGGAAGAACCCCGTACCGTATGCATATCCGGAGACCCTGCTTCATTTACTACCAGGCATATCCGGAGATGATTAAAGGAGGTATGCTGAGCGATGCCATCCTTACCATGAGTTCAATGAATGTAATCGCAGGCGAGCTGGATGCCTGA
- a CDS encoding NADH-quinone oxidoreductase subunit C, with translation MSELLVSVGDRLKATFGDAILASSMDYDFPVFEVKRDKIEEIARFLYDDPDMGFRFLTTLCGLHFPEQKGKELGVMYQFHNLPKNHRIRIKTFFPVSDPTVPSLTGIFASANWQERQEYDFFGIRFTGHPNLKRILNMDEMNYYPMRKEYRVEDGGRSDKNDAMFGR, from the coding sequence ATGAGCGAACTTCTTGTATCGGTAGGCGATAGACTGAAAGCAACGTTTGGCGATGCCATTCTGGCCTCATCAATGGATTATGACTTTCCGGTCTTTGAAGTGAAGCGGGATAAAATAGAGGAGATCGCCCGTTTCCTATACGATGACCCCGATATGGGCTTCCGGTTTCTCACTACCCTTTGCGGTTTGCATTTTCCTGAACAGAAAGGAAAGGAATTAGGTGTAATGTACCAGTTTCATAACCTTCCGAAAAACCACCGGATCAGGATCAAAACATTTTTTCCGGTTTCGGATCCTACCGTACCTTCCCTCACCGGTATTTTTGCCTCTGCCAACTGGCAGGAGCGACAGGAATACGACTTTTTCGGCATACGCTTTACCGGACATCCCAACCTGAAGCGGATTCTGAACATGGATGAAATGAATTATTATCCAATGCGTAAGGAATACCGAGTAGAGGACGGCGGTCGGTCAGATAAAAATGATGCAATGTTCGGACGATGA